The Ignavibacteriales bacterium DNA segment TATGGTTGGCTTGCTGCCAAAGGCAATGAAAATGCCATCACCAGCAGATTCAATAATATTTGAGTCAATGGTAGGAGTATAACTTATATCAAATGCTTCGATGTGTACTCCAGAACCAAAATCAGTATTAGTATTTATAATATTTCCAGCCACCAACGAATTTGAATTAAAAATATTTATGCCTCTTGTTCTAATATCATTTAAAATATTTTTATATACAGTATGATTTGAATTTGATATGTATATAGCTTGCGATGCATTAGTTACATTATTTAATGTTATTAGACTATTATTCCCGCTTCCTGAGATCCCAATGGTGTTAATATTATTTTGAACAAAAACATTGAATTCTTTTAGGAGACAATTCTCTACGACCTGAATTGCTATACCAGTAATTTCAAAATCAATCATACAGCTATCCATACCTGCGCCGATAAGGCTCAAGCCGGGAATCATCACTACCTGCTCTTTGTAAGTGCCGTTGGCAACGTAAATGGTGTCGCCAAAGACGGAAATGTTAATGCACTCCATAATGCTATCGGCGGCGGTCTCCCAGCTTGTGTAGGGTGGGGTGCTGCTGCCGGTGGGGCTAACGTACCTGACGGTACTAATTAACAATGAAGAATTAAGAACTAAGAATGAAAGCAGGAGAGGAAGGAATATTTTTGGTTTCATAGAAACACCTGAGATTTTTGTTTTTAATTTAAGGAAGTTATTAGAGAAAAGACAGGGTGGGAGATGCGGGGGTTTAGATTTTAGCTTGAATTTGAATTGCTACATTAAATATTCCTTTGTCATCAATTTTAAATTTTTATGCAAAGAATATCTGAAAGGTTAGCTGCAGATTTACAGGTATAACTCAAATGCATTTATATTTCGATAAGCAAGGACAGAAAAAAAGGAGAAGAAATTACTTCTTCTCCTCAATTTTTTTATCGTCAGTTGAAGCTGTTTTTATTTCATCTTCAACATCTTTCAAACCTTTTTTGAATTCTTTTAGTCCTTTGCCAAGTCCCTGAGCTAATTCAGGAATCTTTGTAGCGCCAAAAAGAAGTAGAATTGCAAATATGATTACGAGCAATTCCCAAACCGTTTAAACCACCAAGCATAATTACCTCAATTTAAAATAAATTTATTTATTGATTGAAAAAGAAAGTTACCATCGGTTTTGCCGAGCACAGGATCAGAACATCTTTCGGGGTGGGGCATCATTCCAAGTACATTTCCCTTATCATTTATGATTCCCGCAATATTCGAAAGTGAACCATTAGGATTTGCTTCATCAGTGATACTGCCATCAGCATTTGAATATTTGAAAACAATCTGATTGTTTTTTTCAAGACGTGTTAATGTTTCCTCATCTGTGAAATAATTCCCTTCGCCGTGTGCAATTGGAACCTTGATGACTTTCTGATTTTCAAATAACTTTGTGAAAACAGTGTTACTATTTTCAATGGAAAGATAAACATCTTTGCAGACAAATTGAAGTGATTTATTTTTCAACATAACTCCGGGTAATAGTCCTGCTTCGAGTAAAATTTGAAAGCCATTACAAATACCGAGAACGATCCCGCCCTTTTCAGCAAATTCAATTACGGAGTTCATAATTGGAGAAAACCTTGCGATAGAGCCAGTGCGAAGATAATCACCGTAAGAAAATCCACCCGGCAAAATAACTACATCAGAATTTTTCAAATCTGTTTGTTTGTGCCAGAGAAAATTAACGCTAAATCCATTTATGTTTTTTAATACGTGGTATGCATCGTGGTCGCAATTTGAACCGGGGAAAACAACTACACCGAATTTATTACTCATGAAAATTTCTCAAGTGTAAATTCGTAATCTTCCATTATCAGGTTTGCGAGGAGTTTTCTACAGTATTCATCAACTTCTGATCTTGCTGAAGATTCATCAACCGTATCAACAGTAAACTCAATAAACTTTCCAATGCGGGTATCTTTAATATTACTCAGTCCCAAATGTTGAGCACCTTTTTCAACTGCTTTACCTTGAGGATCTAAAATGGAGGGGCGGCGCTTGATAATAACTTTTGCTTTGAACACTTAAAAATTCCTTATTTTTTTTTTCTGAACCAGTTAAACACGTGGCGAAAAATACCAAATAGAATAACGAAAACAAAGATGAAGAACAATCCTTTGTAGTTTGTATAAGCCAGCAGAAAAATAAATAAAATGATAAATAAAAAATGAAATGGTTTTTGTTTCAATGACTGCAATGAAATTTTTGGGATTGTATCATATTTAATTCTGCTTACCATTAAAAGGGAGAGGGAAATTACCATTGGTATAATAAAAATTGAAATATCCGGATCGCTGATAACTTCATAAAATGCGAGTATAAATAATGCGATTGTAATTCCTGAAGACGGTATTGGTAATCCTGTAAAATGAGTTTTCGAAAAGCCAATAAGCTGAACATTGAACCTTGCCAGCCGAAATCCTCCGGCTATCAATAATAATGAACTTAACATTACTCCCACAACTTCAAATTGATTGAGGTAAACCGAATAGAT contains these protein-coding regions:
- a CDS encoding twin-arginine translocase TatA/TatE family subunit produces the protein MLVIIFAILLLFGATKIPELAQGLGKGLKEFKKGLKDVEDEIKTASTDDKKIEEKK
- the purQ gene encoding phosphoribosylformylglycinamidine synthase subunit PurQ, encoding MSNKFGVVVFPGSNCDHDAYHVLKNINGFSVNFLWHKQTDLKNSDVVILPGGFSYGDYLRTGSIARFSPIMNSVIEFAEKGGIVLGICNGFQILLEAGLLPGVMLKNKSLQFVCKDVYLSIENSNTVFTKLFENQKVIKVPIAHGEGNYFTDEETLTRLEKNNQIVFKYSNADGSITDEANPNGSLSNIAGIINDKGNVLGMMPHPERCSDPVLGKTDGNFLFQSINKFILN
- the purS gene encoding phosphoribosylformylglycinamidine synthase subunit PurS, which produces MFKAKVIIKRRPSILDPQGKAVEKGAQHLGLSNIKDTRIGKFIEFTVDTVDESSARSEVDEYCRKLLANLIMEDYEFTLEKFS
- the pssA gene encoding CDP-diacylglycerol--serine O-phosphatidyltransferase, which gives rise to MNKPLITRSVIPNLFTAMNMFCGYLSMINSSEHNYFYAAWLIIIAAIFDALDGFAARVTNSSSELGVELDSLSDVISFGAAPGFLIYSVYLNQFEVVGVMLSSLLLIAGGFRLARFNVQLIGFSKTHFTGLPIPSSGITIALFILAFYEVISDPDISIFIIPMVISLSLLMVSRIKYDTIPKISLQSLKQKPFHFLFIILFIFLLAYTNYKGLFFIFVFVILFGIFRHVFNWFRKKK